The following coding sequences lie in one Wolbachia endosymbiont strain TRS of Brugia malayi genomic window:
- a CDS encoding ribonuclease J: protein MNINKNEFLFLPLGGVGRIGMNVNLYHYRGKWIMIDLGIGFADETMPGIELLIADVSFIAQRKKDLLGIIITHAHEDHCGAVPYLWKELQCPIYTTKFTANFLKEKLKEFRLEGMVSVKEVDINGSINLSPFTVEFINVTHSIPEAHSILVSTDVGSALHTGDWKFDQKPIVGLTSNISRLKEIGDKGNLLAAICDSTNVLGKHNPESESEIYNNIYNIIRRSKKLVAVSLFASNVARIETIGQVAKVLGRKVVLLGRSLWRIVRVAQNSGYLTDSVEFCEVKDVADLPREKLLLICTGCQGEPMAAISKLANKSHHAFKMQQGDTVIFSSKIIPGNETRAHVIFNAFIEMGVEIVTEKTECVHASGHPVKAELREMYSLIKPKMSIPVHGEYIHTHAHVKFAKECGVEKAIMIAPGDIVNLENGKKVDSINVNYFGVDGILLRHPGSNVIRMRKKMRDAGTIVVTAIVNKRNKLLAKPKVFAPGVLEAVEDAAIIQRIIKAVESAFNLQSTKKVRNKIESLIFSILKEYLLKRPIIEVQIEQV from the coding sequence ATGAATATAAACAAAAACGAATTTTTATTTCTTCCACTTGGAGGGGTAGGCAGGATTGGGATGAATGTTAACCTGTATCATTACCGAGGCAAGTGGATTATGATTGACCTTGGTATTGGTTTTGCCGATGAAACTATGCCAGGTATTGAGCTATTAATTGCTGATGTAAGTTTTATTGCTCAAAGGAAGAAAGATTTGCTTGGAATAATAATTACGCATGCACATGAAGACCACTGCGGTGCAGTGCCTTACTTGTGGAAAGAGTTACAATGTCCCATATATACAACAAAGTTCACAGCTAATTTTCTCAAGGAAAAACTGAAGGAATTTCGGCTGGAAGGTATGGTATCTGTGAAGGAGGTGGATATAAACGGCAGTATAAATTTAAGTCCTTTCACTGTTGAGTTTATAAATGTAACTCATTCAATTCCTGAAGCACATTCAATATTAGTTAGCACTGATGTGGGCAGCGCGCTTCATACTGGTGATTGGAAATTCGATCAAAAACCTATTGTTGGTTTAACTTCTAATATAAGTCGTTTAAAAGAAATTGGTGATAAAGGTAATCTGCTTGCAGCAATTTGTGATTCAACAAATGTGTTAGGCAAGCATAATCCTGAATCAGAAAGTGAAATTTATAACAATATTTATAATATAATAAGGCGGTCTAAAAAACTAGTTGCTGTGTCGTTATTTGCTTCAAACGTGGCACGGATTGAAACGATAGGCCAAGTTGCAAAGGTACTAGGTAGAAAAGTGGTTTTGCTTGGTAGGTCCTTGTGGAGAATAGTAAGAGTTGCACAAAATAGTGGGTATTTAACCGATTCTGTTGAATTTTGTGAAGTAAAAGATGTGGCAGATTTGCCAAGGGAAAAGTTATTATTAATCTGCACTGGTTGCCAAGGCGAGCCAATGGCGGCAATCTCAAAACTTGCTAATAAGAGTCATCATGCATTTAAAATGCAACAAGGTGATACAGTAATTTTTTCGTCAAAGATTATTCCTGGTAATGAAACTCGTGCACATGTTATATTCAATGCTTTCATTGAAATGGGAGTGGAGATTGTTACTGAGAAAACAGAATGTGTTCATGCTTCTGGACATCCAGTCAAGGCAGAGCTAAGAGAAATGTATTCTTTGATAAAACCTAAAATGTCTATTCCAGTCCATGGTGAGTATATTCATACGCATGCACATGTAAAATTTGCTAAAGAGTGTGGTGTGGAAAAAGCAATAATGATTGCACCGGGTGATATTGTTAACTTGGAGAACGGAAAGAAAGTTGATTCAATTAATGTTAACTATTTTGGTGTTGATGGTATTTTGCTACGTCATCCGGGGAGTAATGTTATAAGAATGCGTAAGAAGATGAGGGATGCTGGAACTATTGTAGTGACAGCAATTGTAAACAAGAGAAATAAATTGCTGGCTAAACCAAAAGTATTTGCGCCTGGTGTTTTAGAAGCAGTAGAAGATGCAGCTATCATACAAAGGATCATAAAGGCGGTTGAGTCAGCATTTAATTTACAGTCGACAAAAAAAGTAAGAAATAAGATTGAGAGCTTAATATTTAGTATCTTAAAGGAATATTTACTGAAAAGACCTATAATTGAGGTCCAGATAGAACAGGTATGA